A genomic segment from Gossypium hirsutum isolate 1008001.06 chromosome D04, Gossypium_hirsutum_v2.1, whole genome shotgun sequence encodes:
- the LOC107955182 gene encoding uncharacterized protein, with protein sequence MLEKALPNAMLKAKPNIESRIRLLKRDWLIVYDMLNGQNNSGFGWDEYRLLVVAEDAVWNSYLNSHKEAGQFRHRSFPYYDQLTAIYARDRATGKDAQTTADVIEEINVQDVPTTYINEERNEFYDSEADVSLDDMDVSATEPQPDRN encoded by the exons atgttagaaaaggctttacccaatgcaatgttgaaggctaaacctaatATAGAATCGAGGATTAGGTTACTAAAAAGGGATTGGTTAATTgtgtatgacatgcttaatggccaaaacaatagcggttttggttgggacgagtaTAGGctgctcgttgttgctgaagatgcggtttggaactcttatttaaat agtcataaagaagccgGTCAATTCAGACATCGTAGTTTCCCTTACTATGACCAACTTACTGCCATCTACGCACGAGATCGAGCGACTGGTAAAGATGCTCAAACAACCGCTGATgttattgaagaaataaatgttCAGGATGTACCTACTACATATAttaatgaagaaagaaacgaaTTCTATGACTCCGAAGCTGATgtctctttggatgacatggatgtttctgctaCGGAGCCACAACCAGATAGAAActaa